In a genomic window of Streptococcus oralis:
- a CDS encoding GEVED domain-containing protein: MGKDLFNPRLHKFSIRKLNVGVCSVLLSTLVLLGATSQVNADETSVTNSLNEVAKTNFDKTTGTSISPTDSKTSEKSETPSVVESSQPTKETATSNSGTEPADKKNNDQSVISETSQSPVEKPVTSPEDKSTESTKPETAVAPIIAEPTETSSVTEQSTRSRRVRRDTQATSVAPASYAGADDATPVPRTSKPELSESEKKESTQLAKQINWIDFSDTASLKNLDPQGGFKIGTTYTKEISPGYVVTLTVTELKPFHATEIYKKRVEGTSSAGTYDPNATNSYLKNWKDYGKTPPPVSGQPQDKWSTIGGQGFDTKGHKTQIIVPVDGVNWGVKFKIEATYRGKKVKPAVVMADGEDANPGEYGIFTTNGEGWEYVGEWMKGPRAKGPYTVTTEELVKQADKTTRGGLLILKDKTIDWNKFLSPDTVTGGLGSQVFGPIVSASKAVPVVMTRGASEVGFYVATAGQQALMMGFLVVDGGDAPESYGEAHHTISTRDSITNVQIKQPYLGSTEADIDVDSKNDWTSDDREDVSDEGPQQLLTADQYSNTNDLLDLNKAKNGTYTLKIKANPNGNAKAYVKAWVDFNNNGKFDDNEGSVVKEITANGDHTLTFNAIPSLSGGLVDQLGMRVRIATNAGDIEKPTGTAFSGEVEDMLVRRTYPPQGEKKETTGLQGETQNATVHFTPKGPDRSDFVTNASMSSQAPQVLDNQGNVLTPTNGNTYVRPEGTYVVTANGDDIDVVFTPNADFIGTAEGINIRRTDSNGSSTNWQSTDASNPNKNDILNNMDGRYIPTVRKIPTYESTGVQGQEQNKNLIFNDGDPAKTPVTPDASRPATFVDANGQPITGSSVPATSNGQSVGTYELDPNTGQVTFKPNKNFVGTPDPVTVQVNDSNGVPYRAHYKPTVTKVTPTGTNATSTGPQGVPQTGTPSFQGGDPLVPIDETVEPTFADGSKEKVISGQGTYTIAPDGTVTFTPDKQFVGKPDPVTVKRVDKNGTPVTATYSPEFTKVTPTGTGDKTEGLQGQVQEGKVTFTPGHASVPFPADSTPLFDNGTTVKEVPNVGKFEVDADGKVTFTPDKQFKGETPELELTRVDVNGTPVTVKYQAVVKEVTPTSTDATSNGIQGQPQKGTPTFTEGNPAVPIDDTKPMTFEDDQSTKTVPGVGEYSINPDGSITFTPEKQYVGTPTPVTVKRVDKNGTSVTATYTPTVTKVTPISTNATSTGPQGVPQTGTPSFQGGDPLVPIDETVEPTFEDGSKEKSIPGQGTYTIASNGTVTFTPDKQFVGNPTPVTVKRVDKNGTPVTATYSPEFTKVTPTGTSATSTGIQGQPQKGTPTFTEGNPLVPIDETVEPTFEDGSKEKSIPGQGTYTIAPDGTVTFTPDKQFVGNPDPVTVKRVDKNGTPVTATYTPTVTKVTPTGTGATSTGPQGVPQTGTPTFAGGDPLVPIDETVEPTFADGSKEKNIPGQGTYTIAPDGTVTFTPDKQFVGNPDPVTVKRVDKNGTPVTATYTPTVTKVTPTGTGATSTGPQGVPQTGTPTFAGGDPLVPIDETVEPTFADGSKEKNIPGQGTYTIAPDGTVTFTPDKQFVGNPDPVTVKRVDKNGTEVTATYTPTVTKVTPTSTNVTSTGPQGVPQTGTPSFQGGDSLVPIDETVEPTFEDGSKEKSIPGQGTYAISPDGTVTFTPDKQFVGNPTPVTVKRVDKNGTPVTATYSPEFTKVTPTGSGDKTEGLQGQVQEGKVTFTPGHDSVPFPADSTPLFDNGTTVKEVPNVGKFEVDADGKVTFTPDKQFKGETPELELTRVDVNGTPVTVKYHAVVKEVVPTSTNATSTGPQGVPQTGTPTFQGGDPLVPIDETVEPIFDDGSKEKSIPGQGTYTIASNGTVTFTPDKQFVGNPDPVTVKRVDKNGTSVTATYSPEFTKVTPTGTGATSTGPQGVPQTGTPTFQGGDPLVPIDETVEPTFADGSKEKSIPGQGTYTIAPDGTVTFTPDKQFVGKPDPVTVKRVDKNGIPVTATYSPEFTKVTPTGKDTSSVNIKGLVQTGTPTFEGGNPLVPIDETVAATFEDGSTEKVIPGEGTYLISPDGIVTFTPEANFVGKGTGVTIVRKNKNGTPVTASYRPTVVDPSTGHDTASTGAKGQPQVATPTFEGHIDSTVPPTFEDGSTTMVVPGEGSYTIDKDGHITFTPEPDFVGTAKGLVVKRLDMYGNVVIAHYTPTVLGQTQVSDATSEGLKGQTQTGKPNFTGDVDLTVPPTFEDGTTEKVVPGEGTYVISPDGTVTFTPEADFVGQAKGVKVIRKDRNGNIISGFYTPTVVELPVVENPEQQGITEERTAKTLPNTGSEETSHLTVGLLAALSGMGLISLAQRKKSEEE; encoded by the coding sequence ACCTACAGATTCTAAAACATCAGAAAAGTCTGAAACACCATCTGTAGTAGAATCCTCTCAACCAACTAAAGAAACAGCAACTTCAAATTCTGGAACAGAGCCTGCTGATAAAAAGAACAATGACCAATCGGTTATCTCTGAAACATCACAGTCTCCTGTTGAGAAACCAGTTACTTCTCCAGAAGATAAATCTACAGAGAGTACTAAACCAGAAACTGCAGTTGCTCCAATAATTGCTGAACCTACTGAGACGTCTAGTGTTACTGAACAATCTACACGTTCTCGTAGAGTTCGTCGTGATACCCAGGCAACTTCAGTTGCACCAGCTAGTTATGCAGGTGCGGACGATGCGACTCCTGTACCACGTACATCTAAACCAGAATTGTCTGAATCAGAGAAGAAAGAAAGTACACAATTAGCAAAACAAATTAACTGGATTGATTTCTCTGATACAGCAAGCTTGAAAAACTTAGATCCTCAGGGAGGGTTTAAGATTGGAACTACTTATACGAAAGAAATTTCACCTGGTTATGTAGTTACCTTGACAGTTACTGAGCTTAAACCATTCCACGCTACTGAAATTTATAAAAAGCGTGTGGAAGGAACTTCATCTGCTGGAACTTATGATCCAAATGCAACAAACAGTTATTTAAAAAACTGGAAAGATTATGGAAAAACTCCACCTCCTGTATCAGGTCAACCACAAGATAAATGGAGTACTATTGGTGGACAAGGTTTTGATACAAAAGGCCATAAAACTCAAATTATCGTACCAGTTGATGGTGTAAACTGGGGGGTTAAATTTAAAATAGAAGCCACTTATCGTGGAAAAAAAGTAAAACCAGCAGTTGTTATGGCTGATGGAGAAGATGCTAACCCTGGTGAATATGGTATTTTTACCACTAACGGTGAAGGTTGGGAATACGTAGGAGAATGGATGAAAGGTCCTCGTGCAAAAGGACCTTACACTGTTACGACTGAAGAACTTGTTAAGCAGGCTGACAAGACAACAAGAGGTGGTCTACTCATCCTAAAAGATAAGACTATCGATTGGAATAAGTTTTTGAGTCCTGATACAGTTACAGGTGGTCTGGGTAGTCAAGTATTTGGACCAATAGTTTCAGCAAGTAAAGCAGTACCAGTTGTAATGACCCGTGGGGCTTCTGAGGTAGGTTTTTATGTTGCGACCGCAGGGCAACAGGCACTTATGATGGGATTCTTGGTAGTTGATGGTGGTGATGCGCCAGAAAGTTACGGTGAAGCTCATCATACTATCTCTACACGCGATTCGATAACAAATGTTCAAATAAAGCAACCTTACTTAGGTTCTACAGAAGCAGATATCGATGTGGATTCTAAAAATGACTGGACTTCTGATGATCGTGAGGATGTTTCAGATGAAGGTCCGCAGCAATTGCTAACTGCTGATCAATATAGCAACACTAACGACCTCTTGGATTTAAACAAAGCTAAGAATGGCACTTATACCCTTAAGATTAAGGCTAATCCAAATGGTAATGCTAAAGCATATGTCAAAGCATGGGTGGACTTCAATAATAACGGGAAATTTGATGATAATGAAGGCAGTGTGGTTAAAGAAATAACTGCTAATGGAGACCACACTTTAACATTTAATGCAATTCCGAGTCTTAGTGGTGGATTAGTTGACCAACTTGGAATGCGTGTGCGTATTGCGACTAATGCAGGTGATATTGAGAAGCCTACCGGGACTGCCTTTAGTGGTGAAGTTGAGGACATGTTGGTTCGTCGTACTTATCCACCTCAAGGTGAAAAGAAAGAAACAACTGGTCTTCAAGGTGAGACACAAAATGCTACAGTTCACTTCACACCTAAAGGACCAGATCGTTCAGATTTTGTAACTAATGCTAGCATGAGTAGCCAAGCGCCACAGGTTTTGGATAATCAAGGGAATGTCTTGACTCCAACTAACGGCAATACTTATGTGCGTCCTGAAGGGACCTATGTAGTGACTGCTAATGGTGATGATATCGATGTAGTGTTCACACCAAATGCAGACTTCATAGGAACTGCTGAAGGGATTAATATTCGTCGTACAGACTCAAACGGTTCATCAACTAACTGGCAATCAACTGATGCATCAAATCCAAATAAGAATGACATTTTGAACAATATGGATGGTCGCTACATCCCTACTGTTCGAAAGATACCGACATATGAATCAACTGGTGTTCAAGGTCAAGAACAAAACAAAAATCTAATCTTTAATGATGGCGATCCAGCTAAAACGCCAGTGACTCCAGATGCTTCACGCCCTGCGACCTTTGTGGATGCTAACGGCCAACCTATTACTGGTAGCTCAGTTCCTGCTACATCCAATGGTCAGTCAGTTGGAACTTATGAGTTAGACCCTAACACTGGTCAAGTCACTTTCAAACCTAACAAAAATTTTGTCGGTACTCCAGACCCAGTTACTGTCCAAGTAAATGATTCTAACGGTGTTCCTTACCGAGCACATTATAAACCAACAGTGACTAAAGTGACACCTACAGGAACTAACGCAACCAGCACAGGCCCTCAGGGTGTTCCACAAACAGGCACTCCAAGCTTCCAAGGTGGTGATCCACTGGTTCCAATCGATGAAACAGTCGAGCCAACCTTCGCAGATGGAAGCAAGGAAAAAGTGATTTCAGGTCAAGGAACTTACACGATTGCGCCAGACGGAACTGTAACTTTCACTCCAGACAAGCAGTTTGTAGGCAAACCAGATCCAGTCACAGTCAAACGCGTAGATAAGAATGGCACCCCAGTGACTGCGACTTACAGTCCAGAGTTTACTAAGGTAACACCAACTGGTACGGGAGATAAGACAGAGGGTCTACAAGGTCAGGTCCAAGAAGGTAAAGTGACCTTCACTCCAGGTCATGCCTCAGTTCCATTCCCAGCTGATTCAACTCCACTATTTGACAATGGTACAACTGTGAAAGAAGTGCCAAATGTCGGTAAGTTCGAAGTGGACGCAGACGGAAAAGTAACTTTCACACCAGACAAACAGTTCAAGGGTGAAACACCAGAGCTTGAATTGACTCGTGTGGATGTCAACGGAACTCCTGTTACTGTCAAGTACCAAGCGGTGGTGAAAGAAGTAACCCCAACTTCAACAGACGCCACTTCAAATGGTATCCAAGGTCAACCGCAAAAGGGTACCCCAACCTTCACAGAAGGTAATCCGGCTGTTCCAATTGATGATACGAAACCAATGACTTTCGAAGATGATCAGTCAACAAAAACAGTTCCAGGTGTAGGTGAATACAGCATCAATCCAGATGGCTCTATTACCTTTACGCCAGAAAAACAGTATGTTGGTACACCAACTCCAGTCACAGTGAAACGTGTGGATAAGAATGGCACCTCAGTCACTGCGACCTATACCCCAACAGTGACCAAGGTAACCCCAATCAGCACTAACGCAACCAGCACAGGTCCTCAGGGTGTTCCACAAACAGGCACTCCAAGCTTCCAAGGTGGCGATCCATTGGTTCCAATCGATGAAACAGTAGAGCCAACCTTCGAAGATGGAAGCAAAGAGAAGTCTATTCCAGGTCAAGGAACTTACACGATTGCATCAAATGGAACTGTAACTTTCACGCCAGACAAACAGTTTGTTGGAAACCCAACTCCAGTCACAGTCAAACGTGTGGATAAGAATGGTACTCCAGTTACTGCGACTTACAGTCCAGAGTTTACGAAAGTAACACCAACAGGAACTAGCGCAACTAGCACGGGTATCCAAGGTCAACCGCAAAAAGGTACCCCAACCTTCACAGAAGGTAATCCATTGGTTCCAATTGATGAAACAGTAGAGCCAACCTTCGAAGATGGAAGCAAAGAGAAGTCTATTCCGGGTCAAGGAACCTACACGATTGCACCAGACGGAACAGTGACCTTCACCCCAGACAAACAGTTTGTCGGAAACCCAGATCCAGTTACAGTCAAACGTGTGGATAAGAACGGGACCCCAGTTACTGCGACTTATACCCCAACAGTGACCAAGGTAACACCAACAGGAACTGGCGCAACCAGCACAGGTCCTCAGGGTGTTCCACAAACCGGGACTCCAACATTTGCTGGTGGTGATCCACTGGTTCCAATTGATGAAACAGTAGAGCCAACCTTCGCAGATGGAAGCAAGGAAAAGAATATTCCAGGCCAAGGAACTTACACAATTGCGCCAGACGGAACAGTAACCTTCACTCCAGACAAGCAGTTTGTAGGCAACCCAGATCCAGTCACAGTCAAACGTGTAGATAAGAACGGGACCCCAGTTACTGCGACTTATACCCCAACAGTGACCAAGGTAACACCTACAGGAACTGGCGCAACCAGCACAGGTCCTCAGGGTGTTCCACAAACCGGGACTCCAACATTTGCTGGTGGTGATCCACTGGTTCCAATTGATGAAACAGTAGAGCCAACCTTCGCAGATGGAAGCAAGGAAAAGAATATTCCAGGCCAAGGAACTTACACAATTGCGCCAGACGGAACAGTAACCTTCACTCCAGACAAGCAGTTTGTAGGCAACCCAGATCCAGTCACAGTCAAACGTGTAGATAAGAACGGTACAGAGGTTACTGCGACTTATACTCCAACAGTGACTAAGGTAACCCCAACTAGCACTAACGTAACCAGCACAGGTCCTCAAGGTGTTCCGCAAACAGGAACTCCAAGCTTCCAAGGTGGCGATTCACTGGTTCCAATCGATGAAACAGTTGAGCCAACCTTCGAAGATGGAAGCAAAGAGAAATCTATTCCAGGCCAAGGAACTTATGCAATCTCACCAGATGGCACCGTCACCTTCACTCCAGACAAACAGTTTGTCGGAAACCCAACTCCAGTCACAGTTAAACGTGTAGATAAGAATGGCACCCCAGTTACTGCGACTTACAGTCCAGAGTTTACTAAGGTAACTCCGACTGGTTCAGGTGATAAGACAGAGGGTCTGCAAGGTCAAGTCCAAGAAGGTAAAGTGACCTTCACTCCAGGCCATGACTCAGTTCCATTCCCAGCTGATTCAACTCCACTATTTGACAATGGTACAACCGTGAAAGAAGTGCCAAATGTTGGTAAGTTCGAAGTGGACGCAGACGGTAAGGTGACCTTCACTCCTGATAAACAGTTCAAGGGTGAAACACCAGAACTTGAATTGACTCGTGTGGATGTCAACGGAACTCCTGTTACTGTCAAGTACCATGCGGTGGTGAAAGAAGTAGTTCCAACCAGCACTAACGCAACCAGCACAGGCCCTCAGGGTGTTCCGCAAACAGGTACTCCAACCTTCCAAGGTGGTGATCCACTGGTTCCAATCGATGAAACAGTAGAGCCAATCTTCGACGATGGAAGCAAAGAGAAGTCTATTCCAGGTCAAGGAACTTACACGATTGCATCAAATGGAACTGTAACTTTCACGCCAGACAAACAGTTTGTTGGAAACCCAGATCCAGTTACAGTGAAACGTGTGGATAAGAATGGTACTTCAGTTACTGCAACCTACAGTCCAGAGTTTACGAAAGTGACTCCTACAGGAACCGGTGCAACCAGCACAGGTCCTCAAGGTGTCCCACAAACTGGTACTCCAACCTTCCAAGGTGGCGATCCACTGGTTCCAATTGATGAAACAGTCGAGCCAACCTTCGCAGATGGAAGCAAAGAGAAATCTATTCCAGGCCAAGGAACTTACACGATTGCGCCAGACGGTACAGTGACCTTCACTCCAGATAAGCAGTTTGTAGGCAAACCAGATCCAGTCACAGTCAAACGCGTAGATAAGAATGGCATCCCAGTTACTGCGACTTACAGCCCAGAGTTTACGAAAGTAACACCAACTGGTAAAGATACTTCTTCAGTTAACATTAAGGGTCTTGTTCAAACAGGTACGCCAACATTTGAAGGTGGTAATCCGCTTGTTCCAATCGATGAAACTGTGGCAGCAACATTTGAAGATGGATCAACTGAAAAAGTGATTCCAGGTGAAGGAACTTACTTAATCTCACCAGATGGCATCGTCACCTTCACTCCAGAAGCTAATTTTGTAGGAAAAGGAACAGGCGTAACGATTGTCCGCAAGAATAAGAATGGTACTCCAGTTACTGCAAGCTATCGTCCAACAGTTGTAGATCCATCTACTGGTCATGACACGGCTTCTACAGGAGCAAAAGGCCAACCACAAGTGGCAACACCAACGTTTGAAGGACATATCGATAGTACAGTTCCACCAACCTTTGAGGATGGCAGCACGACTATGGTTGTTCCGGGTGAAGGAAGCTATACAATTGATAAAGATGGTCACATTACCTTTACACCAGAACCAGACTTTGTTGGTACAGCTAAAGGATTGGTTGTGAAACGTCTGGATATGTATGGAAATGTAGTTATTGCTCATTACACACCAACTGTCCTTGGACAAACACAAGTGAGTGATGCGACATCCGAAGGTCTTAAAGGTCAAACTCAGACTGGTAAACCAAACTTTACAGGTGATGTCGATCTGACAGTTCCGCCAACCTTTGAAGATGGAACAACTGAAAAAGTCGTTCCAGGTGAAGGAACTTATGTAATCTCACCAGATGGCACCGTCACCTTTACCCCTGAGGCAGACTTTGTAGGACAAGCTAAAGGTGTGAAAGTGATCCGTAAAGATCGCAATGGAAATATTATTTCAGGATTCTATACTCCAACAGTAGTAGAACTTCCTGTGGTTGAAAATCCAGAACAACAAGGTATTACAGAAGAAAGAACTGCTAAAACTCTTCCAAATACGGGTTCTGAGGAGACATCTCACTTGACAGTTGGTCTATTGGCTGCTTTATCAGGTATGGGATTAATTTCTCTAGCTCAAAGAAAAAAATCTGAAGAAGAATAA
- the rpsU gene encoding 30S ribosomal protein S21, translated as MSKTVVRKNESLDDALRRFKRAVTKAGTLQETRKREFYEKPSVKRKRKSEAARKRKKF; from the coding sequence ATGTCTAAAACAGTAGTACGTAAGAATGAATCTCTTGACGATGCACTTCGTCGTTTCAAACGTGCGGTTACTAAAGCTGGTACTCTTCAAGAAACACGCAAACGTGAATTCTATGAAAAACCTTCTGTAAAACGTAAACGTAAATCAGAAGCAGCTCGTAAACGTAAAAAATTCTAA